The Caldicellulosiruptor acetigenus DNA window ATTGATTGGTAGACAGATTGCAGGACCATTGAACTATCAATTTATTCTTATGGGAACAGGGATACAAGAGATTGAAATGCTTTGGAGAAACAATTATCAAGGACCAGGACCAGGGTTTAGTAGTAATACTAGAGGTGACTTTCATTCAAGTATAATTCTCAGATTTAAAAAGAGCACTGGTTATGGAAATGTTGAAGTATATAAAATTCAACATCACATAACTGATTTTTGGTCAAGTAGCTATGAAGATAGGAATGCTTTTCTCTTCTTTGGGTCATGGTATTATTCACCGAACTACAAAACTTTTACCTATAGCTACGATGTTAAATGGAGTGGATATAGCAATAGTTTTTACGACATTTATGACAGTATAAGTCCCTGTGGTACGATGGATCTAAACAATTGGCCTGTTTACTATTATACTGATTACTGGCCATACTTCTCGGCTGTTCTAAAAGATAAGTATGGCAGGTTTTGCGATGATACTATATATGACTATACTTCGGATTATCCAAGAATGAACTCATCCGACTTGAACAAATTTGTCTCACTTGTACCATTGTACGATTACAGTACCGCAGCAGGCAGTATTTCAACTGATGTAAGTTTTAACTTCGATCCTTCTAACCCTATGTGGGTGCAAAGTATTTTAAACTGGTTTTTGGAAGAACCCAGTAATAATGGCTGGATTTATACTGTCACTCCTTACTCAGGTGCTGTCCAATCATTAAAACAGGTTATACCAAAAGCAGTATTGAGTAGCAGCAAATACTCAACACTGATTGGGCAAGCATATATAGACCAGAATAACAATTATTCATCTTTCAGCGGTTACTATACGATAGCAAACGTAGCAGATATGTATGTACCTAATGCGGATAAAGAGTGGATAAATAAATCCGGTACTTTAGTTTTCCGCTCAGGAAGCACTATTTACAGGACGTTATCCGGTGGTTACCCATATGCAATAGGATACGTTAATACTCCTGTAATTTCACTGAGTGCTGCACCAATCATAACTAATTATAGAGAAGACTCAGACAATTATACAATTTATGTATCTGATACACAGGGAACATCCGGAGATTGGGGACAGTACTTTTCATTCTGGAGCATTGACAAAATGCTGCTGAACTTCATGACACGTTACAATGTTAAATTCTTTGGCGTTACACCCTCAACAAATTTTGATAAACTTTATTACCAGCAGCAGGTAACACTCAGACAGCTTGCCAACGCAACCGACGGCAAACTCTATGATAGTCAAGGCAATGCAATAACAACCCTAGACCAGGCACTTGCAGACATCAAAGCAAAATACACCAATGTGCAATTCGCTCCCGACCCGGTATACGTACTTGCTGATGAGGAAAGGGTAGTTTATTACCCGTACTGGCAGGACTATGAGAACGACACAATTATCAATCAGAGATGGCGCTATGAACACGATGAAACAGTCTTCGACAACTCACAGGGTAAGGCAGAGTTTGATGGTGTATGGTTAAACAACCCAATCGAAGTATTCAACAAGGTAGGAAAGTACACAATAACATTCCAGGTACAGGATTCTCCACCACCAGGCAGCAGTGATTTCGATGAGTACAAGCTCTGGAGCAAGCTTGAACGGCAGATGGTGCTTTATGTTCACAGAAGACCAATTGCAGACTTCACAGCAGTATACAATAAATCCACTGGCAAGCTGACAATCACAGACAAGAGCTATGACCCGGACCACCAGTATAACAGGACTGATAAAGGGATAATCAACTGGAAATGGCAGTATAAGACAATAGATGACAACACATGGACAGATACAACACTCAGCAATCTCCAGAGCATGACATTACAGAGTGGCAAGGTATACCTCATCAAGTTAGAAGTCCAGGACTGCGATGGACCAAACGGCGTTGGTGTATGGAGCAAACCAAAGATTGCGATGATTGACTTGACTACCAGCAATAATCCGCCGGTAGCTGACTTTGTAGTGGATTCTGAAATACTCAAGGGTAACCAGCCGTCCAACTTACAGGACAAGAGTTATGACCCAGACGGTGATACAATCACAGCATGGCACTGGTGGATTTACAACAGCGATGGTAGCACCAACAAGGACTTTGGTGAAACAACAAACAACAATATCAGCACAATCAAGAGCTACATTGCAACAATGCCAGAAGGCAGTTACAGACTCGCACTGCAGGTTAAAGATTCGAATAACAACTATTCAGCTGTAACCTCAAAGTGGTTCAAGATATACTCACCAAGCAAAGATACAGAACCAGACGCTGTAAATAACCCACCAGCAGGTACGTTCACCATGACAATTACCAACCACAGGACAAAGTTAAAGCCGACAACAACATACTCTGACCCTGACGGAGACCCCAAAAACGCAGAGCAATGGTACATTAAATTCAACGAGCAGACCCGGTATTTCGACAGGTTACCCGATACGCTTGAAAGTGCAGGATACATCTATGATGGAACATACGAGATAGGCTACAGGGTTCAAGACAATCCAACATCAAGAAGCACTAAACTAAAACCTCTGTGGAGCAACTGGTATGTGCAGACATACTACATCAGTTCCGACATCACAATACAGGCATGGACAGAGAAGTTTGCAAAACGTGCAAAGAACATGACCGAAGTTCCGTCTATTGTTAAAAACACCATCAAAACAAGCGACTTCAAACTGGGCGAAGGCATTATCATAAAAGCAAAGACAACAGGTTATGTAGAAAAGATTGAAGTATGGTTTGACACAGTCGATACCCCAACGCCAAAGGAAGGTAAAGTAACAAAAGTTATTACCGGTTACTGGGAATGCTCAATTAAGAATGGAACAATGACACTGAATAACCTGCATACAGTTTTGTATCCGGAAGACACAGTAAAGAACCGTGAGATTTCATACGAAGCAGTAAAAGGGAAAAACCATTGCCTGCACCGGTATTTACAACTGTCCCGTACTCCATGAACTGGAGCAGTGATATCTTTGACCCCAAACTGCAACCAAAATTCATTATTTCAAACAACAACTCATATGTGAAAGAAAAATGGCCCGACAGATACAGAGATCTGTGGGATGGACTGTATAAATGGAGTGACTGGCCATTGGGCGACAGGTTCAGCTATGCAAAAGCAATGGAGATTTACGGAAGACCACCGTATTTGATAAAAGGAGATGTTCTGCACATCAAACTTAGAGCGTACAAAAGAAATGCAAATGGCAGTTACACCACAAAAGACATTGACCTGCCGGTAAACATCGTGGGTTCGATTGAGATAGGCACAGGGGAAATCAATTAACCCCCTGTGCCTTTTTGTGTCCAAATTTTGTGAAGGTGGTGGTAAGAGCATGATTGCAGTTGCTACAGGAATTCAGGAGTTTGATATGAAACTTGCAAGCGAACTTCAAAACGCTGAAGTGGTCTTTTACAGGGAATATCTGCTAAAGGAAAACAAATATGAAACTGTTATAGTATCGGAAAATCTAACAGGTTCAATAACTTTTGAGGAACTGTTATTAAAACTCAGAGAAAATGACAAAAGGGTTATAGTTATCTGGCCGGACGAAGATGATAGACCGGAAGTTATAAAGTTCATGCTCACTCTGGGGATTTATGACATTTTGATTGGAGCTGTTACAGTTGAGATGGTTAAAGCTGCCGTTGAAAAGCCAAATACTTTTAAAGACGTCTCTCGTCTGTATTTAAAGACTCTTAAAGTAAATGACCTGCAACTGGAAGTGAAAGAACACCAGGAACAGTTACCTGAGATTGAAAAAAAGATAATTGAAAAAGTGGTCGAAAAGACAGTCGAAAAAACAGTTGAAAAACCTGTTGAGAAAGTGATTGAGAAGATAGTTGAAAAACCAGTTGAGAAGATAGTCGAAGTTGAAAAAGTTATAGAAAAACCTGTGGAAAAACTTGTTTTTGTAAAGCCTAAAGTAATAGCTTTCTGGAGCATGGAAAACCCATACGACACAGCAGTTTTGAGTTTTGAATTTACCAGAAAGCTCAGAAACAAAATTAACAGCAAAGTAGCACTGCTTGATTTTGAAGAGATAACTCCCAAAATATTCGAACTTGCAAAGGTTAAAAAAGCTCAGATTGAAGGAATTGTAAGGCAACTCAATAATCTTGAGCTGAACTACAGAAAGTTTGAAGAATTAACGGCTGAGAAAGACAGCATGCGGATTTTCTCGGGGATAACAATAAGGAACTTTTTCATTGTCAAATTAGAACACTTAAATAGCATTGTTCAACTGTGCAAGGACACAGGCTGGGTGGTAATAAACGCAGGTGCGGGGTTATCAACAAGCGGTGTTGCATCTGCCCTGTCACAAAGCGATAAGGTTTTTGTCATTGTCGATAGTCAATCAAAGCTCAATCTGTTTTATACGGTAGAGTGCATCAATTTTGTATGTGATAACTGGAATCTGGATAAGGAGAAGTTCTCGATAGTACTTGTTAACGAAGATTTGCGTTCGGACATAGACAGTGAATTTGCACTTGAGATTGCTAAAACAAATGGTATTGAAGAAGTCTATTCACTTGGTACGCGGAAGAAATGGCAAAAGAATGTTGATAAACTGCTGGGGGTGATTGAAAAGTGATTATAAATCCCATTGCTGGTATAGGGACAGCGCTGGTACTGGGACACAGCGAAGAAGAAAAAGTAACAGAAATAATCCAGGAATTTATTCGCCGCTATCCGGAACTTTATGTAAACGCCACTGACCCGTATCAGGTGGTGAATGAAGTCAATCAGCTGCTGGTGGAAAAAGGATATAAGATTCCAGCCAAAGTTATTCTTGACAGTATGTTCGGATACGGCATAATTGAGCACCTGCTTGAAGACCCGCTTGTGACAGATGTCTTTATCAACCACGAAAAAGAGATAAGTTACAAGAAATGGGGAAAAATCTATGAAACAAATTTGCAGTTCAGGAACAGGCAGGCATTTATAGAGTACATCAAGCGCATAGCAATCATGAACGGAGCAACTATAAATATGAACGAAGCGGACGTAACATTTACAGACATCAAAAGAGGTTTGAGAATTACCGCAGCCATTCCACCAGTAGCGATAAGACCATTTTTACACATACGAAGACCCCTTGTGGGACAAAAACTTGAAACTCTCGTGAATGAATCTAATATGCTAACAAAAGAACAGACTGAAATCTTAAGACAGGCACTCAGAGAAAGGAAAACAATCATCATAGCGGGAAGGGGTGGAAGCGGAAAGACAACTTTACTTTCTGCTCTTGTTGAGGAAATCCCCGAACATATCAGAGTCGGCATAATACAGGAAGTATATGAAATCAAAACAGAGCGAAAAAACACCATCTCGGAACTTGTCCGGCCTGGAAGTAGCATCCTCAAAGAGTATTCACTTTTTGAACTGACAAAAAACATGCTGCTTCGTTCAGTTGAAACAATTGTTGTTGGCGAACTGAAAGATAAGGAAACATTTGATGTTTTAAATGCCGTCCACACAGGACATCAGGCACTTGCAACCGTGCATTCACCTTCAGCAGAAGAGACAATAAATAGATTGATTTTCCTGATGAAACGGGCACAGACCGATTTGAGCGAAAACTTTTTGAGAGAAGTGCTGGAAAACTCAATTGATTACATTGTCTACATGAAGGATTATAAAGTCCAGTGCATTTTTGAAGTTGGAAAGAAGGTTGAGCTGGTATGTTAGGGTACAGACGAAAAGAGAAAGTGATTAAGCACCAGATACCCGTGTTTTCACTGAAAGCTTATTTTTCACTGGCAGTGGTAGTTGCACTCTTAACCTTTGCTTGTTTTGTCACCACGAAGAATATTATTCTTGCTGTGATGTATTCGGTAATTGTCCTGGGTGTGTTTGATTTTTTGTTTGAACTTGCATACATGCTTGTGCAACAGTTGTTTGTGAACCAGTATCTCTCGTTTGTATCGTCATTTGCAACAGCTGTGACTGTTACAAAGTCTGCAATTCAGGCTGTTAAATACTGCAAAGAATATACAAGACCACCGCTAAAAGGTATACTTGATGGGGTTGTAAGTGAATACGATGCAGGAGTGATTGATACAGGCAATTTTTTCTCAGAGCTTGCAGAAAGGATAAATATAAGACTTTACAAACAGTTTTTTCTGCTCGTGAGAGTGGCAGACGAGACAGGTGCTGATGTTGTGGGTATCTGCAGAAAAATTCTGGACAACAATACAGATGCTTTGAAGTTAGTTCGACAAATCAAAGCGTCAACAATTGTAGGCTTTGGAGTAATCGCTTTTATGATAGCAATAAATTTGCTCATTTTCAATGTTGCAATACAGAATGAAGAAATAGCAACCTGGCTTTTCACAACAAACAGGCAGGACCTGGTATTCAACATGATTGCTATTTTGGCAGGACTTGCAACACCAAAATTACTGGTAAGCTGGAGTGATACAGTATGATGTTTTTATTCGTCCTTTCAGCAGCTCTGCTGGCTATATGCTTATACACGCTCGGCAGTTTAATTCTACTTGCCATTTCAAAACCCAGAAAAGAAATTACCCGGTACACAACCACCAGGACATACATGATTTTGTTCGGTATAGCAGGAACAGTTTGCGGTCTGTTTTATGGTTATATAACAAGAGCTTCTGTGATATCAACTGTGCTGCTTGGTGTGGGAATGTGCCTGATTGCATTTCCTCTGCCGCTTTTGATTGAACAGGCACAGCTCAGAAGTTTCAAAAGGAACCTGCTTTTTATGTCATACCTGTTTGAGATAGCAGCCAAACACAACCTGCCACTTGATAAAACGTTACTTCTCATAGCAGAAGGCATTGACACACCAAAGCAAAGAAAACTTGTCCGGAACATCGC harbors:
- a CDS encoding ATPase, T2SS/T4P/T4SS family gives rise to the protein MIINPIAGIGTALVLGHSEEEKVTEIIQEFIRRYPELYVNATDPYQVVNEVNQLLVEKGYKIPAKVILDSMFGYGIIEHLLEDPLVTDVFINHEKEISYKKWGKIYETNLQFRNRQAFIEYIKRIAIMNGATINMNEADVTFTDIKRGLRITAAIPPVAIRPFLHIRRPLVGQKLETLVNESNMLTKEQTEILRQALRERKTIIIAGRGGSGKTTLLSALVEEIPEHIRVGIIQEVYEIKTERKNTISELVRPGSSILKEYSLFELTKNMLLRSVETIVVGELKDKETFDVLNAVHTGHQALATVHSPSAEETINRLIFLMKRAQTDLSENFLREVLENSIDYIVYMKDYKVQCIFEVGKKVELVC
- a CDS encoding type II secretion system F family protein, with the protein product MLGYRRKEKVIKHQIPVFSLKAYFSLAVVVALLTFACFVTTKNIILAVMYSVIVLGVFDFLFELAYMLVQQLFVNQYLSFVSSFATAVTVTKSAIQAVKYCKEYTRPPLKGILDGVVSEYDAGVIDTGNFFSELAERINIRLYKQFFLLVRVADETGADVVGICRKILDNNTDALKLVRQIKASTIVGFGVIAFMIAINLLIFNVAIQNEEIATWLFTTNRQDLVFNMIAILAGLATPKLLVSWSDTV